The window GTCCGTTGCACGGACGGCGCGGCGGCAAGTCCGACTGCCTGTAGACTCCGCGGTTTTCATGGACACAGTCGGGCGACTCGCAGACCGCGGGCTCTCGTGATCGGTACGACCGTCGGCAGCTACCGGGTCTCCGCCAAGCTCGGCGAAGGCGGGATGGGCGAGGTCTGGCGCGCGACGGACGAGAAGCTCGGCCGCGAGGTCGCGCTCAAGGTCCTTCCCGCGGCCGTGGCCGACGACGAGGAGAGGCTCTCGCGCTTCCAGCGCGAGGCCAAGGTCCTCGCGTCGCTCAACCACCCCGCGATCGCCACGCTCTTCGGCCTCGAGACACTCGACGGCCGGCAGGTCCTGGTCATGGAGCTCGTCGAGGGCGAGGACCTCTCGGCACGGATTGCCCGAGGGCCCCTGCCGCTCGCGGAGGCTCTCCCGATCGCCCTTCAGATCGCCCAGGCCCTCGAGGCGGCGCACGAGAAGGGGATCGTCCACCGGGACCTCAAGCCCGCGAACGTCAAGCTCCGGCCCGACGGGGCCGTCAAGGTCCTCGACTTCGGCCTCGCCAAGGCCTGGGACGAGGAGCGGTCGCAGAGCAACCTCTCTTACTCGCCCACGATCACGCAGCACCACACGAAGGCGGGCGTCATCCTCGGGACTGCCTCGTACATGGCCCCCGAACAGGCAGCGGGTCTCGCGACCGACCGGCGCGCCGACGTCTGGTCCTTCGGCGTCGTCCTCTGGGAAATGCTCACCGGGCGGAAGCTCTTCGAGGGCGAGACGGTCTCGCACGTCCTCGCGTCCGTCCTCAAGGACTCTCCGGACCTCGCGGCTCTCCCCTCGGACCTGCCGCCCGTCCTCGCCCAGCTCGTCTCCTCCTGCCTGAAGAAGAAGCCGGCCCGCCGGCTCCAGTCGATCGGGGACGCGCGCGTGACGCTCGAGGACTACCAGGCCCAGCCGGACTCCTTCGTGACGGCAGCCCCGACCGCGACGGCGGCCCCCGCGGGCCGCAGGGGCTTCGGCGGGGCGCTGCCCTGGGCGGTCGCGGCTCTCGCGGTGACCCTGGGGCTCGGCGGAGTCCTCTTCGCCCGCAGGAACGGCTCCGCCCCGCTCGTGAAGGCCGCGATCCCGGCGCCCGACGGCACGAGCTTCAGCCTCTCCCCCGAGAGCCCGGGCCCCGTGGCCGTCTCTCCCGACGGCCGGCGCATCGCGTTCTCGGCGAGCGACGGGGACGGCAAGGTCCGCCTTTTCGTCCGCAACCTCGACGCGGGAACGGCCCACGCGCTTTCCGGGACGGAGGGCGCGGGCTACCCGTTCTGGTCGCCCGACTCGCGCTGGCTCGGCTTCTTCGTGAGGACCGATCGCGTCCTTCGAAAGATCGACGTCACGGGCGGCCCGCCCGTCACGCTCTGCCCTGCAACGAACGGAAAGGGCGGAACCTGGGGCACGGAAGGGGTCATCGTCTTCTCGCCCGACAGCTCGGGCCCCCTCCAGCGCGTCCCGGCGGCCGGCGGCGCACCCCAGCCGATCACGAAGGTCGACGGGGCGAAGCACAACTCGCACCGGCACCCCCGGTTCCTGCCCGACGGGCGGAGATTCCTCTACTTCGCGCGGGGGCTCGCGCCGGACCGGAGCGCGATCCTCCTCGGTTCGCTCGACGACGGCGAGAGCCTGGAGCTGCTGCGTGGCTCGAGCCAGGCGGAGTTCGCCTCGGGGAAGCTGCTCTTCGTGAGGGAGCGCGTTCTCGTCGCCCAGGAGTTCGACGCGGCGAAGGGAACGCTCTCGGGAGAGGCCGTTCCGCTCGCGGAGGACGTCCTCGTCGTCTCGGGCGCGGCCGTGGCCGTCTTCTCCTCCTCGCAGAACGGCGTCCTGGCGTTCCTGACCGGCAAGGCGGAGAACGAGACGACCCTGGAGTGGCGGGACCGGACTGGAAAAGCGACGGCGCCCCTGGGCGAGGCGGCGACCTACCGGCGCGCGGTGCTGTCGCCCGACGGCAAGTTCGCCGTGGCGCAGCTCGCCGACTTCAGCCTCGGGACCCACGATCTCTGGGTCTTCGAGATCGGCCGCGGGCTGAAGACTCGCTTCACGTTCGACCCGGCCGAGGACCTCATGCCGGCGTGGGCCCCGGACAGCAGGACGGTCTACTTCGCCTCCAACCCGAAAGGCCGCTGGGACGTCTATCGGAAAGCGATCGAAGGGGCGGGAGAAGTCGAGCTCGTCTACTCGGGAGAGCCGGGGACCCAGCCCGCGTCCGTCTCGCCGGACGGCCGGGTCCTTCTCGTCAACAGGAGCGCGGACGCGACGAGGTCGGACATCTGGGTCCTGCCTCTCGAGCCGAAAGCCGAGCCGAAGGTCTTCCGGCAGACCGAGTTCACGGAGGTCGCCGGCTCCTTCTCTCCCGACGGGCGCTGGGTCGCCTACTTCTCCAACGAGTCGGGGGAGTACGAGGTCTACGTGACGCCCTTCCCGGGACCCGGCCGGCGCTGGCAGGTCTCCACGAAATCCGGCGCTTATCCGCAGTGGCGCTCGGACGGGAAGGAGATCGTCTACGTCCAGATGGACGGCCAGATCATGTCCGCGGAGGTCGCGGTCGAGGGCGACTCGTTCCGCGTCGGGGCGGTGGCTCCCCTCTTCCGCCTCTCCGTTCCGAACCCCGGCGGGCCGAGCTTCTCCCTCGCGGCAGACGGCTCGCGGCTTCTCGTCGTCCCCTTCACCGCGCAGAAGGCGGGAGGCCTCCTCAGCCTCGTCCTGGGCTGGCCGAAGGAGCTCGAAGAGAGGCGCTGAGCGTGAACCGGGCCCGACCGGCTTCGGGCGTAGTCTTCACGAGGGGAACCGAATGAACCAGTCCGACGACGAGACCGATGTCGCCTTCACCCGGATCTTCGACGACGGAAGCCGGATGATCCTCCCGGGGGAGGAGGGGGACGATGCCGATGCCGGGCTCATCGCCCTCGACACCGCCAGCTGCACCGGCACGGAGTGCCACTGCCACGAGGTGGACCTGCTGGCCCAGCCTCTCGAGATCGTCGAGGGGAAATTTCTCGAGAGCGAGGACCCGCCGCTCCATGCGACCCTCGACGTCGAGTCGGGCGAGATCTCCGTCGAGAAAGTCCCCGACCCCGGGACGTCGCAGGCCCTTCTCCTCGCGCGCCTCCGCCGACAGCTGCGGGGAGACCGGCTCGAGGCGCTGCACGAGAGATGGCGGCGCGCGCGCCGCCAGGACGACCCGGACGAGTGGAAGGAGGTCGACTGGAGCGACGTCGACCTGGAGGCCATGGTCCCCTTCTTCGAGCTCTTTCCCAGCCGCTGGGACCTCTCGGTCGTCCTCGACGGGCGGCGCTACTGGGTCGTCGACCTGTGGTGCCTGACGCCCGACTGCCCCTGCACCGAGGTCGCCCTCGATTTCGTCGCGGCGGACGACGAGACCGCCGAGCACCTCTTCGTCGACCTCGAGACGGGTCAGCCGAACGACCCGGACGCGACCGAGACGGCGCACCGGCTCTGGAACGCCCTCGCCGGGGACTCCGACGCCCTCGACGAGCTCAGGACCCGGCACGAGGCCGCGCGGCGTGTCGCGCGCGAGCTTCCCGAGCACCTCGCGCCCCCGAAGCCGGTCGTTGCGGGCCCGCGCGCCGGACGCAACGACCCCTGCCCGTGCGGTTCCGGCAAGAAGTTCAAGCGCTGCTGCGGGGCGTGACGTCCCGCCGGACCCGTCTCGATCAGGGGAATCGGATCCACGAAGGCCCCTCGGGACGGCCGGCTCAGCGGGCGCCCAGGCCGTACCAGTGGAACGCGGCGAGCACGAGGGCGTGCCGGATGTGGCCGTCGCGGACCAGGCCCGGGACGTCCGCTTCCGGAATGGTCTCGACGCGGAGGTCCTCCGTCCCGTCGGGCGAAGGCTCGCCGACCTTCCGGCAGCCGCGGGCGAGGTACGTGAAGCAGCGGTTCGCCTGGATCGCGGGGTTCGGGCTCACCCAGCCGAGCTCGGCCCAGTCGCTGGCGACGTAGCCCGTCTCCTCGCGCAGCTCCCGCTCTGCGGCGGCGAGAGGGGACGCGTCGCCGGGGTCGACACAGCCGCCCGGGATCTCGAGAGTCTCCTCCTCCGTCCCGTGCCGCCACTGGCGGACGAAGAGCATCTCGCCGGCGTCCGTCAGCGCGACGACGTTGACCCAGTCGGCCCCCTCGAGGACGAAGAACGCATGCTCCGTCCCCTTCACGGGAGAGACGGAGACGTCCTTTCGGACCCGGAAGACCCGGAAGTCGCCGAGCGCCTCGCGCCTCGCGAGAGGCCACGCCGGGACCGCGTCCCCGAAGCGAGGTCCCGGCGGAGACGCCGTCAACGGCTCAGGCCACCGTCCCCGGCCCGAAGCCGGTGATGATGTAGGAGCCGCTCTTGACGTCGCGCTTCAGCGAGATGACCTTCTGCTTCTGGGCCGACTCGAGGAGCTCGGAGAAGGCCCGGAAGCCGTAGTAGGACTCCGAGAAGCTCGGGTTCTTGCGCTGCATGGTCTGCTTGACCATCGAGCCCCAGAGGACCTCCTTGTTCTCGCGCTTCAGCGCCTGCATCGAGTCGATGAGGAGCGCGAAGACCTCGCGCTGCTTCTCCGTCAGGCCGGCGAACGCCGGGACCTTCACCTGCTCGCGGACGAGGTCCTCGTAGTAGATGAACTCGTCGCAGTTCTCGATGAGGAGCTCGGACGTCGAGCCCTTCACGCCGAATCCGAGAACGGTCTTGTTGTTCTCCTTGAGCTTCGAGACGAGGGGCGAGAAATCGGAGTCGCCGGAGCCGATCACGAAGGTGGTGATGTGGTCCTTGTTCGACGCCAGGTCCATGGCGTCGACGACCATCCGGATGTCGGCCGAGTTCTTGCCCGTCATCTTGTGCTGGGGGATGTCGATCAGCTCGAAGGCCGACTCGTGGAACGCCCGCTTGTACTCCGCGTAGCGGGACCAGTCGGCGTAGGCCTTCTTGATGACGATCTTCCCCTTGTCGAGGAGACGGGAGATGAGGAGCTTGACGTCGAACTTCGGGTGGCCGCTCTCGCGGAGGCCGATGATGACGTTGTCGATGTCGATGAAGAGTGCGAGTTTCTGGTCTTCCTGGCTCATGCTCACAGGGGGCGGGGCGGAGGCGACCGTCTCGACGATCGTCGTGTTGGAAGGGGCGTACGCCTCGGTCTCGAAGAAGGAGACCTCGGAGGCGGGCGTCGCGGCGGCTTCTGCCGGACCGTTGGCTACGGCTCTTCCCGTCCGCCGGCGGCGGCGCGGGGCTCGTGGTTTTGGTGTGGATTCGTTCAAGCGTCTCATTTTACGACACATGCGAGAATCGCACGAATGTTGCTTCCTCCCGCTCCCGATGCCGGTCTCGCGTTCCTGCGGACGAGTGCCGTTCTCGTCGACCTCACCGGGCGCGGCGCCATCGCGGTGACCGGACCCGATTCCGCCGAGCTTCTCCACGGGCTCGTGACGAACGACGTGAAAGGCCTGCGCCCAGGCTCGGGCGCACATGCTGCCCTCCTCACCCCGAAAGGGAAGATGAGGGCGGACCTGTCCGTCCTCAGGCTGTCGGAGCAGGAGTTCCTCCTCGACTGCGAGCCGTCCCTCGCCGCGCCTCTCCTGTCCCTCCTCTCGGGCTACGTTCCCTTCAGCCGGTCGATTCTGGACGACCGGACGGCATCCACGTGCGTCCTCCACCTGGAGGGCCCGGGTGCGTCGGACGTCCTCGCGGCGACCGGAATCGCCGAGCCCGCCGCCGCGCCGTTCTCGCACCTGGTGACCGAGCTCGAGGACGCCGCCGTCCGCGTCGCCCGCGTTTCGCGGGCAGGAGAGGACGGGTTCGACCTGCTCTCCCGGCCGGACGCATCGGCCCTGCTCCTCGAGCTCCTCGCCAGCTGCGGGGCGCAGACCGTGGAGCCGGATGTCCTCGAGACCGGCCGGATCGAGGCGGGGCT is drawn from Holophagales bacterium and contains these coding sequences:
- a CDS encoding protein kinase translates to MIGTTVGSYRVSAKLGEGGMGEVWRATDEKLGREVALKVLPAAVADDEERLSRFQREAKVLASLNHPAIATLFGLETLDGRQVLVMELVEGEDLSARIARGPLPLAEALPIALQIAQALEAAHEKGIVHRDLKPANVKLRPDGAVKVLDFGLAKAWDEERSQSNLSYSPTITQHHTKAGVILGTASYMAPEQAAGLATDRRADVWSFGVVLWEMLTGRKLFEGETVSHVLASVLKDSPDLAALPSDLPPVLAQLVSSCLKKKPARRLQSIGDARVTLEDYQAQPDSFVTAAPTATAAPAGRRGFGGALPWAVAALAVTLGLGGVLFARRNGSAPLVKAAIPAPDGTSFSLSPESPGPVAVSPDGRRIAFSASDGDGKVRLFVRNLDAGTAHALSGTEGAGYPFWSPDSRWLGFFVRTDRVLRKIDVTGGPPVTLCPATNGKGGTWGTEGVIVFSPDSSGPLQRVPAAGGAPQPITKVDGAKHNSHRHPRFLPDGRRFLYFARGLAPDRSAILLGSLDDGESLELLRGSSQAEFASGKLLFVRERVLVAQEFDAAKGTLSGEAVPLAEDVLVVSGAAVAVFSSSQNGVLAFLTGKAENETTLEWRDRTGKATAPLGEAATYRRAVLSPDGKFAVAQLADFSLGTHDLWVFEIGRGLKTRFTFDPAEDLMPAWAPDSRTVYFASNPKGRWDVYRKAIEGAGEVELVYSGEPGTQPASVSPDGRVLLVNRSADATRSDIWVLPLEPKAEPKVFRQTEFTEVAGSFSPDGRWVAYFSNESGEYEVYVTPFPGPGRRWQVSTKSGAYPQWRSDGKEIVYVQMDGQIMSAEVAVEGDSFRVGAVAPLFRLSVPNPGGPSFSLAADGSRLLVVPFTAQKAGGLLSLVLGWPKELEERR
- a CDS encoding NUDIX hydrolase, whose amino-acid sequence is MTASPPGPRFGDAVPAWPLARREALGDFRVFRVRKDVSVSPVKGTEHAFFVLEGADWVNVVALTDAGEMLFVRQWRHGTEEETLEIPGGCVDPGDASPLAAAERELREETGYVASDWAELGWVSPNPAIQANRCFTYLARGCRKVGEPSPDGTEDLRVETIPEADVPGLVRDGHIRHALVLAAFHWYGLGAR
- a CDS encoding aminomethyl transferase family protein is translated as MLLPPAPDAGLAFLRTSAVLVDLTGRGAIAVTGPDSAELLHGLVTNDVKGLRPGSGAHAALLTPKGKMRADLSVLRLSEQEFLLDCEPSLAAPLLSLLSGYVPFSRSILDDRTASTCVLHLEGPGASDVLAATGIAEPAAAPFSHLVTELEDAAVRVARVSRAGEDGFDLLSRPDASALLLELLASCGAQTVEPDVLETGRIEAGLPRWGAELDETVLPNEAWLERTAISYTKGCYLGQETVARLKTYGHVNRHLVALLLPAGSGAAPGDPVRAGDEPVGRVTSAADSALRGHRVALAFVRREHEAPGTTLVVDSASGPAEGVVAAVPLGR
- a CDS encoding NYN domain-containing protein, whose product is MSQEDQKLALFIDIDNVIIGLRESGHPKFDVKLLISRLLDKGKIVIKKAYADWSRYAEYKRAFHESAFELIDIPQHKMTGKNSADIRMVVDAMDLASNKDHITTFVIGSGDSDFSPLVSKLKENNKTVLGFGVKGSTSELLIENCDEFIYYEDLVREQVKVPAFAGLTEKQREVFALLIDSMQALKRENKEVLWGSMVKQTMQRKNPSFSESYYGFRAFSELLESAQKQKVISLKRDVKSGSYIITGFGPGTVA